A single genomic interval of Camelina sativa cultivar DH55 chromosome 11, Cs, whole genome shotgun sequence harbors:
- the LOC104725695 gene encoding exosome complex component RRP41 homolog: MMDYHIQLHSGSSKLTLMYHWFQLDGGRFNEMRQIVAEVGVVSKADGFVFSSAVYEMGNTKVIAVVYGPREIQNKSLQKKNDHAFVCICFPELPEFLQEVFSM; this comes from the exons ATGATGGATTACCACATACAGCTTCATAGTGGTTCGTCTAAGCTCACTTTGATGTATCACTGGTTTCAATTAGATGGTGGCCGATTCAATGAG ATGAGGCAAATCGTAGCTGAAGTTGGAGTAGTTTCTAAGGCTGACGG CTTTGTTTTTAGTTCTGCTGTTTACGAGATGGGAAATACCAAAGTAATTGCAGTTGTCTATGGTCCAAGAGAG ATTCAAAATAAGAGCCTACAAAAAAAGAACGATCATGCATTTGTATGTATATGCTTTCCTGAGTTGCCAGAGTTTCTGCAGGAGGTTTTTTCTATGTGA